A genome region from Amblyraja radiata isolate CabotCenter1 chromosome 4, sAmbRad1.1.pri, whole genome shotgun sequence includes the following:
- the rpl30 gene encoding 60S ribosomal protein L30 yields the protein MVAAKKTKKSLESINSRLQLVMKSGKYVLGYKQTLKMIRQGKAKLVILANNCPALRKSEIEYYAMLAKTGVHHYSGNNIELGTACGKYYRVCTLAIIDPGDSDIIRSMPEQISEK from the exons AAAAAGTCTTTGGAATCCATCAATTCCAGGCTCCAACTGGTGATGAAAAGTGGTAAATATGTGCTAGGCTACAAACAGACTTTGAAAATGATTCGTCAGGGCAAAGCCAAGCTGGTCATTCTTGCGAACAACTGTCCAGCCTTGAG GAAATCAGAAATTGAATACTATGCCATGTTAGCCAAGACTGGTGTCCATCATTATAGTGGCAACAATATCGAGCTAGGTACGGCCTGTGGTAAATACTACAGAGTGTGCACACTGGCCATCATTGATCCAG GTGACTCTGACATCATCAGAAGTATGCCGGAGCAGATCAGTGAGAAATAA